The Enterobacter asburiae genomic sequence CCGGTGATCATGTTTTTAACATAGTCGGCGTGGCCTGGGCAGTCTACGTGTGCGTAGTGGCGAGTCGGGGTGTCGTACTCAACGTGGGAAGTGTTGATGGTGATACCACGAGCTTTTTCTTCTGGTGCGTTATCGATCTGGTCGAATGCACGAGCAGAACCACCGTAGGTTTTTGCCAGAACGGTAGTGATTGCAGCGGTCAGCGTTGTTTTACCATGGTCAACGTGGCCGATAGTACCGACGTTAACGTGCGGTTTTGTACGTTCAAACTTTTCTTTAGACATCGATTGTCCCTCTAAGACACGGATAAATCGGTGATATCACCACATCAACCAGGCGAAATGCCTGAATTGTTGAATACAGTAAAATTGAAACAGAGAGAAACGGGAAGGAGAAGTGAAGTGGTGCTGATACCCAGAGTCGAACTGGGGACCTCACCCTTACCAAGGGTGCGCTCTACCAACTGAGCCATATCAGCACGTATTGGAGCGGGCAGCGGGAATCGAACCCGCATCATCAGCTTGGAAGGCTGAGGTAATAGCCATTATACGATGCCCGCATCCTGAAACTCGGCTACCCAGTTCTTTCTGTAACAAAAAAAGAGATTTCTCTCTTTTTCAGTTTGAGCTGGCTAATTTTTCCAACCAGCTCCGGCGGCATTTACGCTGCCAGAAAGTGGTGGTGGGGGAAGGATTCGAACCTTCGAAGTCTGTGACGGCAGATTTACAGTCTGCTCCCTTTGGCCGCTCGGGAACCCCACCGGACTTGATGGTGCCGACTACCGGAATCGAACTGGTGACCTACTGATTACAAGTCAGTTGCTCTACCTACTGAGCTAAGTCGGCATCAAGTAGCGCGCATTCTATGGATACCTGCGCGGTCATGCAACTAAAAATTTGCATAAAACGTTCTTTCGCTCACATTTTATGCGAAGAGCACATCAGACGCTGTAAAAGTAGTCATTCGAGGTCAAATATTCAACATATCAGCGTGATTTGCACCGTATTCACCGTAGCGTGACGGCTTCCGCGTTACGCAGCGCTTTCCATCTTTTTTCTTATTATTCCCGTCATCTGGTGTTAACCTCCTGCCCATTGTCCAAAATTAACTGTGTGATGAGCCACGATCCGGCAGTGTGATGCTGGCTCACTGAAGCATGCTTATGAGCAAAAAAGAGCAAACGTTAATGACGCCTTATCTTCACTTTAACCGCAGCCAGTGGGCTGCCCTGCGTGATTCCGTCCCTATGACGCTGACGGAAGGTGAAATCGCACGGTTAAAAGGGATAAACGAAGATCTGTCCCTGGAAGAGGTGGCAGAAATTTATCTCCCCCTCTCTCGCTTGCTTAACTTCTATATCAGCTCGAACCTGCGCCGTCAGGCCGTGCTGGAGCAGTTTCTCGGGACGAACGGTCAACGTATTCCTTATATCATTAGTATCGCAGGCAGCGTGGCCGTGGGTAAAAGTACCACCGCGCGCGTCCTGCAGGCGCTGTTGAGCCGCTGGCCGGAACACCGCAGCGTGGAGCTGATCACCACCGACGGCTTCCTGCACCCGAACGAGGTGTTAAAAGAACGTGGGCTGATGAAGAAGAAGGGTTTCCCGCTTTCTTATGATATGCACCGTCTGGTGAAATTTGTCTCTGACCTGAAATCCGGCGTGCCGCACGTGACTGCGCCAGTCTATTCGCACCTGATCTACGATCGCATCCCGGGCGGGGATAAAACCGTGGTCCAGCCGGACATCCTGATTCTGGAAGGTCTGAACGTGCTGCAAAGCGGGATGGACTATCCTCACGACCCGCATCACGTATTCGTCTCGGATTTCGTCGATTTCTCTATTTATGTCGATGCGCCGGAAGATCTGCTGCAAAACTGGTACATCAACCGCTTCCTGAAGTTCCGCGAAGGGGCGTTCACTGACCCGGATTCCTATTTCCACCACTATGCTCAGCTTTCTGAAGAAGAAGCGATCAACGTGGCCACGGGGCTGTGGAATGAGATCAACTACGTGAACCTCAAAGAGAACATCCTGCCGACGCGCGAGCGCGCGAGCCTGATCCTCACCAAGAGCGAGAAGCACGCCGTCGACCAGATTCGCCTGCGGAAATAATCAAGCAGACATAAAAAAACCGGCTTAGCGCCGGTTTTTTTCGTTATAACTGTGGCTTCTCGCCATTTTCATCCTGATCGACCGCGAAGCAGGCAACCAGCTGGCCGCCATAATCCTTCAGCTGCGGCTGGAGCTGGGTGCACGGACCAAAGCGGCGACTGCAGCGGGCGTTGAATGCACATCCCGGAGGTGGATTCAGCGGACTTGGCAGTTCACCCGTCAGCTTAATACGCTCACGACGATCGTCAGGGTTCAGACGCGGCGTCGCAGACAGCAGCGCCTGGGTATACGGGTGACGAGGATTATTGAAGATCTGGTCTTTAGTCCCCTTCTCCACGCAGCGCCCCAGGTACATCACCATCACTTCATCGGCAATATGCTCTACCACCGACAGGTCGTGGGAGATGAACACGTAAGAGAGCCCCAGCTCCTGCTGGAGATCCATCATCAGGTTCAGCACCTGCGCACGCACGGATACGTCGAGCGCGGAGACCGGCTCATCGGCAATCACCACGTCCGGATCGAGCATCAGCCCG encodes the following:
- the coaA gene encoding type I pantothenate kinase; this encodes MSKKEQTLMTPYLHFNRSQWAALRDSVPMTLTEGEIARLKGINEDLSLEEVAEIYLPLSRLLNFYISSNLRRQAVLEQFLGTNGQRIPYIISIAGSVAVGKSTTARVLQALLSRWPEHRSVELITTDGFLHPNEVLKERGLMKKKGFPLSYDMHRLVKFVSDLKSGVPHVTAPVYSHLIYDRIPGGDKTVVQPDILILEGLNVLQSGMDYPHDPHHVFVSDFVDFSIYVDAPEDLLQNWYINRFLKFREGAFTDPDSYFHHYAQLSEEEAINVATGLWNEINYVNLKENILPTRERASLILTKSEKHAVDQIRLRK